The DNA window GTCTTCCTCACCAAGTATCAAACGGGAAAGCGACGGCCGATatcgtgaaaagaaaaatttttagtgtcacatcgaatgtttgatcggatattaGGACGGATTTcagacatgaataaaaaaacgaattttatagctcgtttggaaaccgcgaggcgaaccttttgagactaattaatctgaCATTAGCATGtgtggattactgtagcacttctgcctaatcatatactaattagactcaaaagattcgtctcacgatttccccgctaactatataattagttttttgtcatctatgtttaatgcttcatttaaatatttaaagatttgatgtgatgtttttaaagaaaaactttttgggaactaaagtAGCCCCCAGTCGATGAGCGTCTAAAGGGGTaattgatttaaatttttttccttcaaatttTACGGTTAGGTCAAAATAGAATGAgttgatttttctatagattttttagcaCAAAATTTTAAGGGTTAAATAGGGTCGTGTAAATCCCTGTGCACGCCATTACGTCAGGGAAACTGGGAGACACTAGTCACCGGTAGTTTGGAGGGTGTTTAGGGGATCGTCACTTTAAAGTTGgtcccaatattttttataatttattattattatttacataTGTTGGAAGCACGTAAGACTGATTTaaacatcaaattttaaaGTCAAACAAACGGTCATAAACAacttttttgaaatatttataatgatgTCATCTATTGCTTACAAAAATTAGCTTAAAATATGACATGGgtaaagagagagaaaatagataaatggCATTAAAAGAAGGTGATCCATTTTCAATAGTGTAGGGATAAAATCACTGTTAAATGATTCAATAAAACATAGCTCGAGGGAGCGAAACGAATCATTTTTAAACATATGGCCTGTTTTCtgattattttctaaatttttgaaacaacTGTTTGTTTCAggctttttaaaaataagatttcCGAAAGGTATTAGTGAGGTAGCCTTTTTCAAAACATTAATCCATCACATTAATCAACTAAACAACCTGCATTGATAAACCACTCAAAAATCGCTTTCAAACGAACTTACGGGGTCATGTCTTGGTgttcaagggaaaaaaaagccaaactatataactacaaacaaaaaatattttattaataaaacttatatatatatatgtttttggtGATCAAAAGTCAAGTGAAAtacaaactataataaaaaattataaaattaactataaatttaaggttaacaATTCAATTTTTGGCTTTTAAGCATATGGACAAGccaataagccaaaagatgaggaCACTGGTTTTTGCATGTACACAATTAATAAtgcataataaaatttgaggCAACATCATTCGTCAGAGACCCATGGGCCAAGGAAATGAGCTTACGTACAAGAAGTTGGGgaatcaataaaattttaggtaatATCACTCGTCAGACACCCATTTAGTTAACGATGATATGGATAAGAGAGGTACTGCCTCTGTTCCATAATCACCTTCGAAGCAAATTTAACAAATTCGTGGTGAAGtttaataaaagaaacaacttGATTTTTGGCAAAGAAAAACTGATGTCTTTTTAGGAAAAAGCTGAAGAGCTACTACAAATATAGGAGGATAATGCATacttactttatatatatatttttatatggagTCGTTGgtttttatattcatatttaacgattcatcttattaaaaaaatataattattaattattttattataatataatttattattacaggatttaagtatgacttataattttatatttagattataattttaaataaaataaataataaaggcAATTACACTATGTAAAATGGAAAGGGAGGGAGTTTACCAACTAACGCTAGAGAGGCAGCGGTAGAGCGAGTATaacagtagttggctataagctGATGCGGAGAAAAAAGGTAATAAAAAAGGAGTGGGGTTGACTCTCATGCAAGAGTTAGATATACAATAACTccataaaaatacattaaatgcaAATGTAAGAGAAAGACATAAGAGATAAAAGTTATACTCAATCTTATagctaatctattatatgtgttaatcataatataagtttataactAGTAAATTGACTTTCTTTGCTCGTATATATGTGCAGTGCTGCGAGCAGGGAGATGCTGCATCACCTATACCGCTAAACTACACGGCTACGCACGcgaaaaattaacaaaaaaagaaaaaaaatccaagctTTGTTTCCATCACCAGTCGTCGACGACGCCatggtcgccgccgacgagaagCCGCACGCGGTGTGCCTGCCGTTCCCGGCGCAGGGGCACATCACGCCGATGATGAAGCTGGCCAAGGTCCTCCACTGCAGGGGCTTCCACGTCACCTTCGTCAACACCGAGtacaaccaccgccgcctcgtccgctcccgcggcgccggcgccgtggcggGCCTCCCGGGCTTCCGCTTCGCCACCATCCCCGACGGCCTGCCGCCgtccgacgccgacgccacgCAGGACCCGGCGTCGCTCTGCTACTCCACCATGACCACCTGCCTCCCCCACTTCACGAGGCTCCTCGAGGAGCTCAACCGCGCCCCTGGGCTTCCTCCCGTGACGTGCGTCGTGGCGGACGCCGCCATGGGcttcgccgtcgacgccgccaaGGAGATCGGCGCGCCGTGCGCGCTGTTCTGGACGGCCAGCGCCTGCGGCTACATGGGCTACCGCCACTTCCGCTTCTTCTTGGACGAAGGCCTTTCCCCTCTCAAAGGTAGGTACGCGATCGATCACCATGGCACTCCGTCGTCCATGGCCATGCATCTCATCTACAGTTCTTACCTTGCTCTGCCATGCATGGTGGCAGAAGCTTGCTAGATACTGTAACGACAACTAGTTCAATCGTTCGCATGCATTTTGTGGCGTGTTGTTCGACGAGCAGATGAAGAGCAGCTGACGAACGGGTTCCTGGACACGCCggtggcgcggccgccgcgcgggaTGAGCAAGCACATGCGCTTCCGGGACTTCCCGAGCTTCATCTGGACGACGGACCGCGGCGAGATCCTGCTCAACTTCCTGATGCACGAGGTGGAGCGCGCGGACCGCGCGGCGGCCGTCATCGTCAACACGTTCGAGGAGCTCGAGCAGCCGGCGCTCGACGCCATGCGCGCCATCCTCCCGGCCGTCTACACCATCGGCCCGCTCGGCAGCCTCGCCGACCAGATCGTCACCGACGACGCGCCGGCCAGCGCGATCCGCCCCAGCCTGTGGAGGGAGGACCACGCCTGCCTGGCGTGGCTCGACGGCAGGGAGCCCCACTCGGTGGTGTTCGTCAACTACGGGAGCATCACGACCATGTCCAGAGACAAGCTGGCGGAGTTCGCGTGGGGGCTCGCCAGCTGCGGCTACGGCTTCCTGTGGATCGTCCGGCCGGACCTCGTCAGGGGCGACTCCGCCGTGCTGCCCCGGGAGTTCCTGGAGGCGACGGAAGGGAGGGGCCTCCTGGCGAGCTGGTGCGAGCAGGAGGCCGTGCTGCGCCACCAGGCGGTCGGCGCGTTCCTGACCCACTGCGGCTGGAACTCGACGATGGAGAGCATCAGCGCCGGGGTGCCGATGCTGTGCTGGCCCTTCTTCGCCGAGCAGCAGACCAACTCGCGCTACTCGTGCGCCGAGTGGGGGATCGGGGTGGAGGTCGGCGGCAGCGTgcggcgcgaggcggtggcggcgacgatcAGGGAGGCCATGGGAGGGGAGCAGGGGAAGGAGATGAagcggagggcggcggagtGGATGGAGCTAAGCGCACGGTCAACGCGACGTGGCGGAAGGTCGTTGGTCAACCTGGACAAACTCATCGCGGAAGTCTTGCTCCCCAGTAAAAAACAAGTGTAAAAAAGGCCTACGCGGGCATGGTTGGTTTGCTTCCGGGGGAAAAATGTTTACTGTATTTTACTTATGGATTTCTGCTAGAATAAATGAGTAATAATGCTACTACCTGCTTGGAAGCAGGTGATTACCGGGAGATTGGAGTGGATTAATTATGTGGGGTCATGCTATCTTCGTAATCCCCTGTTTATCTATTGGAATTCGAGTCATGTCTTTATTATCATAGCTCCGGTGGATAcctatttttatgcatatcatttaaatatttattattttttaaagatattaACAAGATAAATCAATACGAGAAcatatacaagtttaaatttaacttctacggGCTGTAACAAAACTAATAATTCGACTTATACATACCtttttattctaatttttttacaacttgTATAATTCGAATTTGAGCTTGCACGTTTCTGGAGCGATCTACATACCTTAAATCATTAtttttcctcaaaattttaataactcTATATGTGACATGCAAGAAATTGGTGGATGTTCAATCGATTTATAAAAATCTATCTGcacctctttctctttctttcagaGAAGATCAATAATACTTCTATGCTTATAGAAGAGAACCCCGGTATTTGCTTTAAGATAAATTGcaactaattattaaaatgatGATCCGTTACCCTCAGTTCTACGTAAAATGATAAATCTATCCGTTGTTGGATTGAATATTTAAACTTGGCGAAGGAATGCACAATTGCGAAACAGGATGACAGATATGTTCAGAATTGGAGACAAGTATTGGTAAGATCATGTACTACacaaaaacaagagaaaagcTGAGGCCTCCTTTCGGACAAAGAAATTTTGCAGAAATTTCAAAAGAACCGCACGATTCATATTTAGTTTTCTTAGGAATTGGGgaaattttcaatatattcCGAGGGAGTCACAAACTAAAATGCAAATTTGCTACACATATATTCTATAACTTAGTCAAATTACAATTTCAAGGGTGCAATGGAATACAAATACTAAATACGCACGCTTGTACTCCCTATAAAATGTTCAGGCTTTCCTAAAATTCAGCAATGAACCAATATACTCAAACACAcaaacacatgtatatatataaataaaatatgcgCATACGTGTATTTATGTTTGagtatttatttagattcattagtattaatataaattcataaaaatcaaaatattttataacctgaggcttatatatatatatatatatatatatatatatatatatatatatatatatatatatataatttacataCATAGGTATCTTCTCCATGCACATGAAACTGTTAGAGCAagctaaggtggtgtttagttgccaaaattctttggcaaaaacatcatatcgaacgtttgaccggatgttggaaggggttttcggacattaatgaaaaaacgaatttcacggctagcctagaaaccgcgagacgaatcttttgagcctaattaatccgtcattagcatatgttggttactgtagcacttatggctaatcatggactaattaggcttaaaagattcgtctcaagatttcttccataactgtacaattagttttttagttcatctatctttaatgttttatttaggtgtctaaaaattcgatgtaatgttcgtggaaaaattttttgagaactaaacaagacctaaacATGGGTAAACTTGTTCAGACACGCCGCACAACTAGCACACATATGCACATATACTTACACGATAGTGGGCACCGCAACAGTGCCATGTCTAGGACTCGGACCTTCTGCAGAAAATGCGTCTTTGGCTGCCAAAGTTAACACGTCGATATCAATATCCTATTATAGTCCCCTGAATGCGTCAGGTTCCATCGAACACCTTCAGGTTCATGACGCTGAGAcggggataactacacacaggCCAGCGATCGAAAACcgacaaaaaatatatgtaccaCCTTCAGGTTACTATCATGCAGGAGATCCACTGACGCAAAGAACTCGGCAACAAATTTCCAGCGACGCTCCAGACACAGACCAATCAGAGTTTGTCAGCTCGTCGATCTATCGTCGTGGATCGGTTTAGAGTTTGATCCCAACATTTCCAGTATCTCACACTCTGTTTTCCATAATTTGGCCTTGACAAAAGCATAGCAGAAATAATTAGTGAGTTGAGGCTGCGTTCTTTGTTCAACGAgaatgaaagataaaatgttatttgattttctgatgtttatttaatagtataaataataaaattaattaatataaaagtaaaaaatctaCCCTACATTATTTCTTAATTAGTTCGGATAGTGTACGtgtaaaaaagagaaataatccaaaaccaagatatacatatgtttctttttttcctaggCTCCCACATTTAAAACGACGCCGAGGTTTCAAATTTGTCGTCTGCCAATGTAAGCGCATCCTCAACCCAAGAAATTTTAACTACTGGTCTCAGTCAAGATCTTTAGTAGGTCACATGAATAGTAATACAGTGTGGTGTTAGCTAgacctaaataaattatatggtTGTTACATCTCACGTAAACTATGATTCTTTACGTGAAACGTGTTTGAGACCCTAGAGTTTCACCTGAGCTACACACAATCTCATGATACCATAGTTGATAGTTCTCACATCTACGTAAAATGTTGGCACTAACCACAAAGGGTTTGTTTGGTTACTTGGATATCCTCAGCCTGGCCCATATCTCTCATATAGTCTAAGTTTAGCCAGGATAGAACGATGCAACGAGATATGTTGTTACTTGCATTCCATGAACCTGAATAGAAAGATATGTAGACACCCGTACACTGGAGATATCGTGTGGTTGAATGCACGAGATATGAGTTCAGGTATCGATGGTAAGATTGCCACCAAACTCACAAATAGTATGTATAGAAATATTGTCTAACTCCAAATTActcaaattatattaaaattgccTTTTTTGGGATGTGATGTTCGAATCCAGCGTTACCGCTCGGCTTGgctgggattttttttttgcatgcacaGGGCCTGGCTAGGAGGGAGATACAGGCAGCCCCAACAATGAAAATTTGCATCTACAGGTACGAGCCAGATTCGGTGCATGCAACTAAACGGCCCCAAAGCCACCAGGTCCGTTATGTTTCTCTTCTCCAGCGCCATCCATCGGTCAATCGACAGATCCCATGTCAGCCGGCCCTGCTCACAGCagtctcttcttcttcttctcgatgTCGGTATAGAATTAGAG is part of the Oryza brachyantha chromosome 2, ObraRS2, whole genome shotgun sequence genome and encodes:
- the LOC102704674 gene encoding 7-deoxyloganetin glucosyltransferase-like is translated as MVAADEKPHAVCLPFPAQGHITPMMKLAKVLHCRGFHVTFVNTEYNHRRLVRSRGAGAVAGLPGFRFATIPDGLPPSDADATQDPASLCYSTMTTCLPHFTRLLEELNRAPGLPPVTCVVADAAMGFAVDAAKEIGAPCALFWTASACGYMGYRHFRFFLDEGLSPLKDEEQLTNGFLDTPVARPPRGMSKHMRFRDFPSFIWTTDRGEILLNFLMHEVERADRAAAVIVNTFEELEQPALDAMRAILPAVYTIGPLGSLADQIVTDDAPASAIRPSLWREDHACLAWLDGREPHSVVFVNYGSITTMSRDKLAEFAWGLASCGYGFLWIVRPDLVRGDSAVLPREFLEATEGRGLLASWCEQEAVLRHQAVGAFLTHCGWNSTMESISAGVPMLCWPFFAEQQTNSRYSCAEWGIGVEVGGSVRREAVAATIREAMGGEQGKEMKRRAAEWMELSARSTRRGGRSLVNLDKLIAEVLLPSKKQV